The Kiritimatiellaceae bacterium genome contains a region encoding:
- a CDS encoding P-II family nitrogen regulator, giving the protein MKYIVAIIQPDRLDPVLDALEKAEIHLVTVSTVMGRGRQKGIAAVYRSHKEAGSLLKKVKLEIVVNEDFVKPTLDAITEGARTGEIGDGKIFVLDLKDCMRIRTGETGAVAIG; this is encoded by the coding sequence ATGAAATACATAGTCGCAATTATTCAACCCGACCGGCTGGACCCGGTTCTGGACGCGCTTGAGAAAGCAGAAATTCATCTGGTGACCGTTTCGACAGTGATGGGCCGCGGCCGGCAGAAAGGCATTGCCGCAGTTTACCGCAGTCACAAGGAGGCGGGCAGCCTGCTGAAAAAAGTGAAGCTGGAAATCGTCGTCAACGAGGACTTCGTAAAGCCGACGCTGGATGCCATTACCGAAGGTGCGCGCACCGGAGAGATCGGGGACGGAAAAATATTCGTTCTGGATCTGAAGGACTGCATGCGCATACGGACCGGCGAAACCGGCGCAGTAGCGATCGGCTGA